Proteins from one Belonocnema kinseyi isolate 2016_QV_RU_SX_M_011 chromosome 8, B_treatae_v1, whole genome shotgun sequence genomic window:
- the LOC117178252 gene encoding putative carbonic anhydrase 3 isoform X1: protein MMKGNAGRVLSVVVFITQLTGILSFDYRHVKEWSATYKECGGRRQSPINIVTRKIKKELKENLKMSGGEIKPTRIEVKNEGHTVNFSPIYPSERPSIRGGPLNGVYVFDSFHFHWSNASVKGSEHTINGK, encoded by the exons ATGATGAAAGGAAACGCAGGACGAGTTTTAAGTGTGGTGGTTTTTATCACTCAGCTTACTGGAATTTTAT cATTCGATTACCGCCATGTGAAGGAATGGAGTGCAACTTATAAAGAATGTGGAGGAAGAAGACAATCTCCTATAAATATCGTAacgcgtaaaataaaaaaagagctcAAAGAGAATTTGAAAATGTCTGGTGGCGAAATAAAACCAACAAGAATCGAAGTGAAGAATGAGGGCCATACTG TGAATTTTTCGCCTATCTATCCATCAGAAAGACCAAGTATTCGTGGTGGACCTCTGAATGGTGTGTATGTCTTCGACAGCTTCCACTTTCACTGGAGTAACGCGAGTGTAAAAGGGAGTGAGCACACTATTAATGGAAAATAG
- the LOC117178252 gene encoding carbonic anhydrase 6-like isoform X2: protein MMKGNAGRVLSVVVFITQLTGILSFDYRHVKEWSATYKECGGRRQSPINIVTRKIKKELKENLKMSGGEIKPTRIEVKNEGHTERPSIRGGPLNGVYVFDSFHFHWSNASVKGSEHTINGK from the exons ATGATGAAAGGAAACGCAGGACGAGTTTTAAGTGTGGTGGTTTTTATCACTCAGCTTACTGGAATTTTAT cATTCGATTACCGCCATGTGAAGGAATGGAGTGCAACTTATAAAGAATGTGGAGGAAGAAGACAATCTCCTATAAATATCGTAacgcgtaaaataaaaaaagagctcAAAGAGAATTTGAAAATGTCTGGTGGCGAAATAAAACCAACAAGAATCGAAGTGAAGAATGAGGGCCATACTG AAAGACCAAGTATTCGTGGTGGACCTCTGAATGGTGTGTATGTCTTCGACAGCTTCCACTTTCACTGGAGTAACGCGAGTGTAAAAGGGAGTGAGCACACTATTAATGGAAAATAG